A window of the Bdellovibrio sp. ZAP7 genome harbors these coding sequences:
- a CDS encoding beta-ketoacyl synthase N-terminal-like domain-containing protein, producing MYIQNYSCTTAAGFGTRALMSALYSGKDCSVPVESGGRVCYLEQKPEKTQTYKNIFVNAFKQLTLSVREGLSQNAHGDISKSRAALIFASTKGCIEDFIWEATSENIRELQDPFTDIYQEFTEAMGELEWTLHCNVSNACASSHVALEYAQDLFASDRAEYALIIAGDLIGPFIYKGFQSLKVISTSGNRPFSGDREGLQLGEAMAMLLLSKERKSPKDLKIIGVASDTEGSSITRPSLNGQGLLRAIEKVNTQTELHPDLVIAHGTGTKFNDSAEEKALLQFLNSIDLKETPITNTKWSIGHTLGASGLIDVIAACEILKTQKAFRIQNTTAKEPGFEGNYLTANSDIEKYRRFRQILVTSLGFGGVHAACAISSEEIINEARR from the coding sequence GTGTACATTCAAAATTATTCATGCACCACAGCAGCGGGATTCGGCACTCGCGCCCTGATGTCAGCTCTCTATTCTGGGAAAGACTGCTCCGTCCCGGTCGAAAGCGGCGGGCGCGTGTGTTATCTGGAACAGAAACCAGAAAAAACTCAGACGTACAAAAATATATTCGTAAATGCGTTTAAGCAACTCACGTTGTCGGTGCGCGAAGGCCTTTCCCAAAATGCACACGGTGACATCTCGAAAAGCCGCGCAGCCTTGATCTTTGCTTCCACTAAAGGTTGTATCGAGGATTTTATCTGGGAAGCCACAAGTGAGAACATCCGTGAACTGCAGGATCCGTTCACAGATATCTACCAGGAGTTCACCGAAGCCATGGGGGAACTTGAATGGACACTTCACTGTAACGTCAGCAACGCCTGCGCATCAAGCCACGTCGCCTTGGAATATGCTCAAGATCTTTTCGCCTCGGACCGCGCCGAATATGCACTGATCATCGCAGGCGACCTGATCGGACCGTTCATTTACAAGGGATTTCAATCTTTGAAAGTTATTTCGACTTCGGGAAACCGTCCTTTTTCAGGTGACCGTGAAGGTTTACAATTGGGCGAAGCCATGGCCATGCTTTTACTTTCTAAAGAAAGAAAATCACCTAAAGATTTAAAAATTATCGGCGTTGCTAGTGATACTGAAGGGTCTTCTATCACTCGTCCCTCGTTGAATGGACAGGGGCTTTTGCGGGCAATCGAGAAAGTAAACACTCAAACGGAACTTCATCCAGATCTCGTGATCGCTCATGGCACGGGAACCAAGTTTAATGACTCCGCAGAGGAGAAAGCTCTATTGCAGTTTTTGAACTCTATTGACCTCAAAGAAACACCTATTACCAACACAAAATGGAGCATCGGCCACACGTTGGGTGCGAGTGGTTTGATTGATGTCATTGCGGCCTGTGAAATTTTAAAAACTCAAAAAGCTTTTCGCATTCAAAACACGACAGCTAAAGAGCCGGGTTTTGAGGGAAATTATCTGACAGCAAATAGCGATATCGAGAAATATCGCCGCTTCCGCCAAATTCTTGTCACATCATTGGGCTTTGGCGGAGTTCACGCGGCCTGCGCTATCAGTTCCGAGGAGATAATCAATGAAGCTCGTCGTTGA
- a CDS encoding phosphopantetheine-binding protein: MNQYSTQVVDIVNNILHEKFEVPKDALVPTANLKEDLQLDSLDFVDMFILLEQETGKNPQNVDFMKIKNLGDIYQLVSELTVQETVN; the protein is encoded by the coding sequence GTGAACCAGTACAGCACGCAAGTCGTAGACATCGTTAACAACATTCTTCATGAAAAATTTGAAGTGCCTAAAGATGCATTGGTTCCCACAGCGAATCTTAAAGAAGACCTGCAATTGGACAGCTTGGATTTCGTGGATATGTTTATTTTGTTGGAACAAGAAACCGGCAAAAACCCACAGAACGTAGACTTTATGAAAATCAAAAACTTAGGCGATATCTATCAATTGGTGAGCGAACTTACAGTTCAAGAAACTGTAAACTAA